CCGCGCGTTCGGTTGAGCTCATCCACGCGATGATCTGCCCGCGCCGCACCTTCTGCCCCTCTCTCACACCCACGCTGTCAATGCGGCCGGGTACGGGTGGTTTCATTTCGATGCGGCCCTCGGGTGTCACCGTGCCCGTGCTCGTGACAGTGAGCCGCAGGTCAGTGCGCTGCACCTGAACTTCTGTGTATTGTACTTCGCTCTTCTTTGTGCGGCCGAAAATGAAATATAACGTCGCGGCAATAGCGAACGCAGCAATACCGGCGACTACAAACTTCTTCATTCTCTTACGCGTTCTGCGTGCGCGACGCAGTGTAAATGTTTCGTCATGGAACCTCTCCGGTTTGCTGTTCCCACGCGGCCTGAGCAATCTCAGTGTCGTACCGTGTCTGCAGAACGTCTTTCTGCCGGTTAATAAGCTCGTTTTCAATGATGTCCCACTGGTCAAATGACAAGAGGCCGTTGTTATATTTCACCCGGGCGATCTGTGCGCGCACGGTGCTGGCTTCGAGCAGCGCCTGGCTCACCTTTGCGTTTTCAATTGCGGCTCGATAGGTCTGCAGCGCCTGTTGCAGGCGCGAGACACGCAGCGTCTCGACGCTCTCGCGGTTACGCCTGGCGGCTTCGAGCGCGCTGTTATTCGCCTTCATAGCATAGTAGTCTTTGCCACCGCTGAAGATCGGGTAAGATACGCCGACGGTGACCGACCAGCGGTCGCCTTGCGGAAAAAAAGTTGCCCCCTGCCTGAACATCGAACCCGAAGCATTCAGCGTCGGGAAAAAAGGCGAAATCGACTGGTCGGCAGTCGCTTCGGCGCTCAGCTCTTGAGCGACTGCCTGCCGATACTCAGGAGTTTTTTTTGCGAGCTCGCCGAGCTGAACCTCTTGCGGCGGCTCTTTCACTTCAGGGCTGCCACTGATTTCGAGTTCAGTGTCTTGTGCAAGGTTGAGCACGCGTTTGAGTTCGGTTGCCGACTGCGCGCGCTGCCGCAGCGATTGGTTGACGTCTCTATCCGCCTGAGCACGATACGAGGTTGCGAGCAGAACCGAACCCTTGTTCTCGCTGCCGCTGTTGAACCTCAGCTCAATCATGCGCAGGTTGTCGCGGCGCCGCCTTTGTGTTTCAAGCGCCAGCGTGTGCTGCCTGCTCGCGAGATTCTGCAATGCCCAGGCAGCCTTCAGCTCGTAGAGCGTGCGCGCAGCGGTCAGCGCGAATGTCGCCTCAGAGAGTTCTGCGTTGGCGCGTGCGCGTTTGATGCTGTAATAGTCGGCGAGCCCCGAGAAAATATTCTGGCTTACTCCCAGCGACGCCGAATAGAGTTCATAAGTCGAACTTTGCCCGGCCAGCTGTGCTGTCGTCGCCGAGTTGCCCTGCGTGTAGTTCATGCCCGCAGTCACCTGCGGGAAAAAATTGGCATACGCGGCGCGGTAATTGAGCCTCGCCGTCTCAATATTCTGCTTTGCCGCCACGAAGTCGCGGTTCTGCACCACAAGCCGCTGCACGCTTTCAGAAAATTCGAGTCTGACGCTATCAGCGCTCAAGCCCGCCACAAACAGAAGAAAAACAAGGGGGGATCTCATACGTACTGTTGAATGACCTCTCGGGGCACGCTCTGGTTCCTCTTTCTTGATTATCGGCCCATGAACACGAAAGAATGACGGCCAGAAATTAACCGCGACTCACTGGGTTGGCACGTTTGAGTTTCCATTGACACGCGTGGCATTCTTTCGCGGTAGGCATTTATGCGTATTCTCGGTATCTTTCGCGCGACGGCATTCACGCTGGCAATATTTTTCATCGCCGGGTGCAGCAACAATAACCTGCTCGATCAACTCCAGAATC
The sequence above is a segment of the Turneriella parva DSM 21527 genome. Coding sequences within it:
- a CDS encoding TolC family protein; translated protein: MRSPLVFLLFVAGLSADSVRLEFSESVQRLVVQNRDFVAAKQNIETARLNYRAAYANFFPQVTAGMNYTQGNSATTAQLAGQSSTYELYSASLGVSQNIFSGLADYYSIKRARANAELSEATFALTAARTLYELKAAWALQNLASRQHTLALETQRRRRDNLRMIELRFNSGSENKGSVLLATSYRAQADRDVNQSLRQRAQSATELKRVLNLAQDTELEISGSPEVKEPPQEVQLGELAKKTPEYRQAVAQELSAEATADQSISPFFPTLNASGSMFRQGATFFPQGDRWSVTVGVSYPIFSGGKDYYAMKANNSALEAARRNRESVETLRVSRLQQALQTYRAAIENAKVSQALLEASTVRAQIARVKYNNGLLSFDQWDIIENELINRQKDVLQTRYDTEIAQAAWEQQTGEVP